The nucleotide window TGTTCAGTTAAACGACTAAATGAGGCAAGAAAAACACGTTACATAACGCCATTATCATGCAATAaacaaaaacaatgaagaagttCTCATCAATTAAGTAACTGAAATTATTAAGATCGATGTCTAACTTTTTACTTAATTAAGTTAGAAACGTTACTTGTACATTTTGTACATTTTAACATATGTTTGTCCTAGATTAATTGGCGTGCATGTTTTGTCCCTAATGTTCTAACATTATGTGTTATATATGAAAAGAAATACTTCATTGATTCATATTAGTTGTTcactatttttataaataattatcgtaaaattatttgtcaatttataaaatcaaagtatattttttcCCCCATTTTACacttataatttttcttttgaaagtgtaaataaatttattaagtttcaaaaagtttcttaaagagtaaattagtaaaattatgattttttatgagGCCGATAAAGAGGAAGGTGAACTACTAATATTAATGGTATCACTCCTTAGTCATTCAATAGTTTACCTAGCTtgcaacaattatttttttctagtaGTTATTTGCAAATTCTTCTAGTAGTAGCTATTTTCTTGTAGTAGTAGTTTTTCAAACTGACACAATAGAACCTTACTTTgagtgtctaaaatgaacaaacaCGGGTTgaagtgtctaagtgaaaatgATGTCAACTTTAAGTGGCCACTGATGAGTTTAGCCTATCTTATAAGTTATGTATTTAAACTCTCCGTCAATCCTAGaaaatttaaatagaaaataattcaagTTTTTGAGTACTTCAACTCAAGAGATTGCAGTTCTCTCTTAACGAACTAACACCATATGTTGTAGGAGGAAAACATCATATTTTACCTTGCAACGTTCCATAACTAGATCCAAAACGAGGGACTTGGTATCAAAGACATGAGTTATGAGAGAccaaattcaacatcaactagCACAATTAATGAACTTGTTTCAAGAAGAACGTGCAATCAATTTAAGCGATATAATGCTTGCTTGGATAACGAAAAgagttatatgaaaattaatcaaagtaACGTTGAGTAAAAACCAAAGCCAACTCAACAACATTGGGGGCCTAAAGCAAAACTTAAGAGAGGGgccctaatatttaatttttttcatcatatatacttttatttaaaatctatttttctagctATTTTAGATGCGAAGTTATTAGGTactattttataatcaatttgttttaataattccttttcaaaTGATAATTAGCTAATtcattcaatctctcttgagacattgttgatcttaaagaagatttaatcaattttttatttcaaaaaaacttCTTTCAGCTGAGACAACGGTTTCAGGaactgttaacattattctataagcaatatgtgtatttggaaaagaatcaagtctttttattagattggtattttcattagatcattatctctacttatattatttcccttaacacttttaattcaaatataaatcTAAACCATCAATATCAAAATAACTATTACGTGTTAAAGACAGATAAAggttaagacaatatttttttaaaattctcatcatctagtgatctcaatattttaccactaaataagaaataaaaaatatttccatatgcttcaattggttcaaactattttgaagtgaaaaaatagtttgatctactctacatatataaaacaattaactctaaaagattcttcaagagaCTTTGTGATTTCGCTATCCATATTTTCATCTAATTCTTACGAAATTCAGGCttattttcatctcatatgcaatttccttagtagaaatcataacactcataatacatataattttttttaaaataacatatataagtaattgtttttaaaaaatggccCCCCAAAATATATGGAACCCAAACGATGACTTTAGTGACCTAGGGGTTAAGACATCCTGGTCAAAACAACTGTTTTTTTGCAATGAAATCGAAAAATTGATCCTCTGATTTTTGCATTTGATTATTGTGGAAAATCTTCTGGGCATTTTAGTTTTCTTGGGGcatatttttgtctttaaaaaagTTACTAAATATCAAACTTGTCCAGCCGGTGACGAATGACGACGACTACATGTGAAGTGACCAAAATACCAGAGCTTTGAATCACAGTTCACAGTGAAATTGAATGGAATTCCATACTTGTTCCTGAAAGCTTTAAACTTTGGGAATATTCAATTGTTCGGATGAACCAAATTTTAATCTGGAATCCACTACCGGCCGGCAGCGACAATTTTTGGGTTTTCTGCGAATGGAGAATGTATTTATGTAAGGAGCAGCAAACTTCTCATACAGAATGGTGAAATCGGAAAAAATAAGGAACTTTTGCGGTTTTGTTTGGTGTGACTGTTGTATTCCATTATTGTGCCGTTAATGTAGCCGGAGTATCTCATGAAGCATATTAATGGTAGCTTTCTCGTTACATATCAAAAGGGCCTTCTGCATTGCTTTTTTGAAAGTTGATTTAAATGCATCAGGTGCACTATCACTCCAATGCAATAACTTTACTTCATTTGCCATATTGTTTTTGACTATTTTGTTCATGTAGTGTTCACCAACAACAGAGGTAACACTGTGCACTAAGGCTAGGACAAATGAGAAGAATTTagatttgaacctgagacctcaaCTCTCAACTGACCACTAGGCAACACCCTTAGGTGCTTTGCTCAAACTCACCTAACCGAAATAAGAAGAACTGAACTGGACAGACTCATGTAGTTGTTACTCATTCAAGGTTAGTCCTGCTTTCACCATGGAATGGTCTTTGTTTCATGCTTTATAAGCACTGCTATTTGTGCTTCTTGGTGCACTATTGTCAGAATACTGGAACATACTTTTGATATTTCTAGCAGCTTATACTTTTTACCCTTTTAGTGTAGGTTCCAATGTGAGTTATTGAAATAAATTACAAATAAGCATTGGTAGATAATGTAAGGTGCACATGATTCTAggaatctttttattttgagttgaaCACTTTAATTCCTGTGATGATTGTTTCTGATAAATCATGAATGCCAATGTATCTTGTTTGATTATTTATGTGCCATAAGTTCGAATGGGAAACTGAAATTACTCATTTCTGGGATCTCTGTATGGGATGATATTTTAGTTAGTTATGCTGTTAGTAGGAAATGAAACAATGTAAAAAGATAGCAAGCATAATAAGGAAACAGATAGGAAAAAACCTCTTTCTTTCTATTGAAACTTTGGATGTGTTTTTCTTTACTACACTCTCTCAACATATAATACAACAGGTCTTCACAATACAATATTTTGTAGAATCATCACTTCGGTGacgaaaataaatatgaaacaCGAAACCGAAAAGATTTACATTTTTGAAAACTCACCACTCTCTATTTTACCaatcaacaaaagaaagaatttCAATCAATCAAATCCTATAACTATCATTTTCTTTCTGtgtaaaatcaaaagaaaatgtcCAAAACTTTTATGCTGCTGCCTGCAGCAGGAACTGAAAATCTGATCTTTGACAAAGGAGGGGAGGTGGTTCCACATCAGACAAGTTGATATTCTGGAAGGATCGCGATATTTCTTCTATAGAGAATGGTATGCTGTAATTTGGAAGATTTGTTAGTTGAAGAAAGCAAGTCAGTGTCTTTCATGTGTTTAAAGTTAATTACCTTGAATCCACATCAAGCAAGAATGTATTATTTGGAATGCTGGCTGAGTCTTCCAATGTTAGTGCTCTCATCTTGCTTATGACctgaaatttcaaaaatgatCAACTGAACAAAGAAGCAGTTCTCTTGAGTCTTGAAAAATATCTATCCGAGGTCTACTCAAGTGTTTGCTCAGTGTTGCTTTTGTCTGGTCTTTTATAACTTTTTGTGAACAGATTCAATAAGACTATTAACTTAGAGGAGGGAAAGAAATGGTtaagaacaaaattaatttCGACATGATTTTCTTGCATTGTCATTGCCTTACTTCTAAGGCTAAAGCCGTAAAGAAGCTAAATATGTGATCTTTTTCTCTAGGGAGCTATGATGAAACCTTTTGCAACATTGAGAGAATCATGTGCTATCCACGGCCTTTGGATGTTTTAGTAATCATTAAAGTTGTTCTGGAACATAAAGGAGGTAAGTCTTTCACTGTTGATGTGAGAATAACGCAAGAGTGCTTCAGTAGAAAGCATTTTCTAGTGCATGTGTCAAGCTGCAGAGCACTCTTGGCCTCTCTGTTGAAGAAGGTGATGGGATTTCTGTTAGGGATGCGTTGGAAGTcattaatttaagtatttaattatatttttagttgctttatttattattctagaatagGGTTTGTGTTTCAGAGTTTCATAAGGATTAGGTCaagttatagttattagtttggAATAGGATTTAGGTCTACTACTTCCGTAAGTATTAGACTTCCTATAGATGTAATAATACTCCTATTTAAAGGGGCTTTTGATTAATAAATCAGTAAGTTATTTTTCAGCAAAAAGCAGGAGATTAGAGTTCTCTCTTccattgaactctaaggtttcagtCTCCCTTTGAAGAGTTGAAGAGATCGGTGTTCTCTCTTTTAAtgaactctaaggtttcagCCTCCCTTTAACGAGCTGATGCATATATCGCTCCTGTGAATCGATCCTTCCTTAAAGATTCATAACAATTTCTCTCCAGCAGAGCTTAGACGCACTTTAAGAAGATTGGTGGGCTGCTTTTATTTAATGTTTGCTTTATCTATATTTTGCTATTTGAGGACATCTTGTATTTTTGTTCTTCACTgataattttcttataataagaGAAGAAGTCTTATGCATGTGTTGATTCTTAGTTTTTTACTTTTACATGATAATATGTGCATGTGTTGCATGACCAGCTGGTTGCGGACCATTGGCGCCAAACTGACAAAACCTTGAATACCTGTACCAACTCTCATGAAGCTTAGAGTACCTCTAGTAACACACTGAAGAAGAGTTCTTACCTCTGGCGATAAACCATGGGCTCCATATTTGTCGTCCCAGAACATAGTTCCAATGCGATATATTTGTGCAATGCTCAACATCTAAgagaaaaggggaaaaaagcAACAGGATATAGAGTTGAGTTTTCGATTCTGAGTTCTAATCATAGCTAGAATCCTCTTATTAAAAAAGTCATACTTATACTCCTCTATGTCTAAATTCTAATATCGTTGTCACTTAGCCTCTTAGTGATCTTGAAATGAGAAGTgaagtctttttctttttagaaaaccaaaagaaaaagtagttAGGAGGGAAGTTGTGGGgactttgatttttctttttaagaacAGAAGTTAATTACCGGGCAGAGGTCATTCGTGATCTCATCCAATGCCTTTTGAGATTTTTGATGCAACACCTGCGAGGTGGAGGCATGATAATTTAAGTACTCAGCTATGAGGAGATCTGCTTACAGAGTGAGAGTCTGGATGATAGCTTACCAGAAATCCTACAGCTTGCCTTATGTGTTGAAGTTCATCCCACGAAGATCCAGCATACTGTTTCATAAGAACGAATTAAAacgttgtttcttttatttgaacATCAGGTTATTACTCTGAACAACTTTTGTTTACCTGTTCTGTTGCTTTGGAACACCAACTTTCCAGTTCTTGCAGACCCGCCTTCAGATATTCCCCATTGCTAAATGAGCAGCATTCACGGCGAAGCAACAAGCTGAAAAGTTTTCATATGTCTTACATTAGGATTGAGGACATTCAGGTTACTTCTAAGGTGAAAACAGTTAATTTGGAATACTAGCTGAATACCTGTTGAAAAGCTGGACATTTATGTATGAGAACACCTGACTGAGTATTTTCCTTGTAATGGTGGAAGGGACCTGAAAACACAGATGCCACTCATGAAAACTGAAGAGCTTCTCTAGACATAAGATTTAAGAGAACTGATAACAAGATGTTACTTCACTTACATTATTTTCTGAGAGTATGGTTAATGTATTGTCTAGGCTATTCACAATGTTTTGCCAGTGTATGCTGGATGCCTGTTGTTTCGCGATGATGTTTGAATGTATACTTCTAGATGATCCTTTTAAAGGTTTTATCCTTGCAGATCTTGGTGCCTGTCAATTAGTTTTAGAATTTACCTTGAGACTGCTGCAAAATTACTGACAAGGGATTGTATTGTTAAAAAATGGTGCTTGCTTACATGTATGCATTGGTTAAGAAATGGacttatttctttctttaagTTGTCGCGGATCATTCCATATATTTTCTCAACACAAGCAGTTAGGTGTTGCTTAAACAATAGTGCTGGGTATTTAGCTTCAATCCTTGTTCGGACATTTGGGCTTCCCTCAATTCCGCTGTATCCACTGGAAATTGCCATGCTTAATGAAGTTGAACGAAAACCCTGCTGTTGACTCTTGAAATGTCAACTACATGTCTATACATGGTCAAAAACTTATACTATGAATATTTACCTGTGCCATTCTTCCAAACAATGTGGTTGGTGAGCTGCGATTACGATATGGGGACCTAGTAGGTGCATTACCAGCTTTAATTGTGCTTTGCAAAAGGAACAACAGAGTTGAAGATGTTGACAGCCAGTAGGCTAGATCACCGGTGTTATCCTGATCCTTCATTGGAAATGTCAATAAATTTTTGTCAATAGGGAGTctaaattgatttagatttgaTCATTCATTAGGACCATTCCTAGTCAACTATGGATCATAGTAAAATTTCACCTCTATAGATGATCGGATGGTATGAATAATCCTATCAAATATATTCGTTTTTTCTGCTTCAAAGGATCTCCACTGCAGAAGTGCTTTGTACAGGGTGCATGCAGCTACTGGTCTTCCCTTGTCAAATCGCTTGTCTTCCGCAAGGCACTTTATCAGTATATCATGGTTTTCCTGATTATTGAAGAATGAAAACAGAAGTAATCAGCGATGACTACAAAAGCATCACAACTTTATCTATCAGATCAACTTGTAAAGTTCAAGTTTCTTTTACTTGCCTGCTGCCTATCTGTCAAGGATCTTTGCTTAATTAAAGAGATGGGAGGGCTAGAATCCTGCAGAAGCCAGAAAGAATTTAGGTATCATTTAGAATTAGCATTTTCTGACTGTTATGGTCCTTTAGTGAATAACAGGCTAACAGCCATTGGTGAGAAGCTTATATACCTTAGGTATTTGTTGTTCTACTTTCATTTCTTCATGCACTTCCTCTGTTTGATGTTCATTATCAGCTGGATGTGTGATATCAACGGTCTGAAATTACCCAGTCAGGAATGAGTGGCGTTTGCAGTTCTACAAGTTAAGATACTTGCAATGAAAAAGGAGGAAATTTTAGCTTACCTCAAGCCCTTTAGGTGCCCGATCATCAGAACTTACTACTTGCTCCACAACTACCCTTTGAGTGCGGAGAAGCTCGTTTTCTGACTCCAAGTCTTTAATCTTGTTCTTGAGTCTGATTAAGAGGAAAAATCAACTTCATTTGAAttctatataataaaatgttattatCTCTGGAAGCTAACTCAAGATTAAAAGTTTCTCAAGGATATTGTTCCATTCTTTTAGAAATAAGTCCAGGTAAGTATTCTTGAAGCAATTATATCTTGTAAAACTTACACAAACAGTGTAAATTGTTTCTCTGGGTTTATGTCCATATTTTTATGCTCAAATTAAAGTGTCGATTGTGAAATATGAGCCTGTTTCATTGAGATATCAACGTAGATATAAGTGTACTATCTGTCTTCTAAATGAAGGATAACTATCTTCTCTAGCTTTTCTTGGTGCATAGTCGCAACATTTTAGCTTGCATAGGTTGTTCCAAGATGTGTATACTTACATGTCCATTTCATCAGAAAGGGCCTCATTTGTTGATGCTACTAAAGCCTGCTGACGGAGAACCTGATTCTCCGATTCAAGGTTGGATAGATTCAGTTGTAAtctgaaaataaatattaagaaGAACAAGTAAGACAATAAGTTTCATAGTAATTcaatttgtattattttcaaGCTTCAGTCACTTCAACATACTACACAAAGAAGTAAAGGAACTACCTTTCTATGGACTCTTGGAACTCCGAAACTCTTAGCTGAGATTCTTCTGCCTCTTTACGTGTGGCCTGGCATTCTTTTTCAACTTCGTTGTAGCTCTGTTCGAAGTCTTCTACTCTCTTCTTGAGCTCTCTGATTTCTTCCTGAATATATGACAGGTAAATTGCATCAGATGTGATGCTGTTAGAAGCACACTAATTTATGACGTATATGTATTCTGCTGCAGAGATTGCAGTGAGTGGATTTTCTTGTTTTAATTGTGAAAGTTTTTGTTTTACATTTTAAGTATGGATAATCTTCATAactcaaataaatttttatcttcCCGCTTTTTATTGACTACATTGATTTCCAGAATTTTCCTTATATGGTCAAATATCTTAATGGaacttttctttgtttcaaACCCCTTTCTTTGGGGAGGTGGTTATGACTAAGTTTCTGCATGTTTTTATCATCTCACTTGACTTCTTACTTCGCAAACAAACTCCAAAGGTTTTTGGAACGGCTCGATGCTGTACCAATTACTGTAAATGCATAGAATTATGTTTTTTGATTTTACCTCGAGTTTGTTGTTTTCCTCTGTCAGCTTCTCCACTTTGGTGTTGTCAATCACTGGTACCTCCTTGATAACTGGAGGAGCTTGTTCAATGGCTATCTTTGCTGCTTCTTTCTCATGAATAATTGCATCATGGGCTTCGTCTAGTTGCGTTTGCATTTCTTGTAAGGCTTTTTgcaattttgaaatttcttgCCCCTTTGCTTCTTCGAGATCAATCTGGAGAAACACAGTGTTTTGGTTCTTACTATTACTATGTCATAAAATCATTTACTGTTTACTGATAGTGTAAGAAAACTCTAATTGCCAAAAATCTACATTTCTTCACAAGTGAAAATTCTCTCTCATCCCAAGTGTTAGCACAAGTCAGAGTTATAATTTATGCAGTCATGTAAGTATACTCTGACTGACTGTGATGCACTAATGATGTTTCCTTTGGCCTTCACTATGTGTGCCAATCTAGTGAGCCCCCAACTCTATAACATTTGGTCTCAAACAACTCTATTTTATTGAGTTTCAGGCAACTATAATAGAAGCATTGCTCTTGGGTATTTTCGACTGTTATGCTGTTTCCGTTTAGAGCAAGCATATTGATTGTACATACCCTCAAGTGTTTTTCAAAATCTAATCGCCATGTTAACTCCTCGACACGCTTTTCCAGTTTATCCTTTGCTTCTTTAAGTGCCCCAGTATCTCTTGCATCCTGCATTGGAGAAGATTTTTTATGCCAGTTAACATATAGCAGATATAGTGGCACTTCAATGGATTTGAATAAGCAGTAATGCCAATCTTTTCACTAAACAAGAAACACTCACCATCCTCAATTTCCGAAGCACCTTCCTCGCTAACCTGCCTCTCCAGAGACATTGAAGTGAAAGACTTGCTTTTTTCTTCTGTTTATAAGTTGAGAAGGCATGGAATCCTCTCCATTGAGTCTGCAAAAATAAAAGACGAAGTAAGAAAATAAGGCAATGTTATGTCTTTTTATAATCAGTCTTACAATTGAATATGAGGTAATAAGGTAACTTCTGATTATCTTCATATTAGTGCCCAACAGAAGGTTAGTTTCAGGAAGCAAATACTGACAGTAAAAAATAGATTTGGACCCTCTTTAGATGTGGTTTTCTTATTCTGTTTACCTTGAAATAACTTTTGTCAGATGAATGAACGTAGGATGCAAATTCACCTTTTTTGGTGCAATCTAATTACCTGAACTATTTTAGCTGCTTTATTTCTCCTCCTCTGCCTATATTCATTTCGTGCTGCCATAGCTCTCATCCCTGTTTGAATGACTACAGCTGCTGCCTGTAATTCCTTGTAAGATTTTCTTGCTGAATGAGAACGCGCATGTTTCTGTATGCGGATTGAAGCAGCTTCCCTTTTCATTTGTTCATATAGCACTCTGGCAAGTTGTGCTGGGTAGGtagaacataatttttttctcaaagtccCGACAAGAACACCATATAAAAATGGGAAAGCTAATGTAGCATTGTGTTGATTAACATATTTGTAAGATTAATATTAAGAAAAGTAGTTGGAACCCTATTTTAGGGAAAATTCAGAACATGCCAAAACTAGAATATGTCAAATCAGCATGTATGCAAAAAGTGCCAATCTTGTTGTTGCACATATTATGCTGACACTTCTGATTTTTACCATAAATGAGTGGTCATTTGTATCATTGCGGTACAAGTTACCTCTCCAAAGTTTCTGGAAATGAATTGTAGCTCTCTTTAGGGCTATGAACTCCTTTCGGGTAAGATATGTTCGAATTTGTCTCTGAATGCGCTTTGCAGCATGAGCTAGAACTTCTGTTCTTCTGGCATCTAATTCAGCCATCTGCCCGGCTCTGAGAAAAACTTTGGTTTTCCCAATCTGAATAAAATAGATAGAAGACTCTATTTCATGAACAAATCCATAAAATGTGCAATTTTATGTCCAGTTTTGTGGAAATGGTTTATTTCTGTTTATAAGAAGTATGGCAATAGTCTAGGTGTAATACCTGATAACCCTTTAAGCCCATTCTATCACAAATTGCAATGCATGCTGACTTCTCATCACATCTGCTTCAACGAAAGGGGATTAGCTTGTGATATATCAGTATGTTGATGCTATTCATGTACATACAATAACGTTTATGAGTCTAAAGAAGACTGTTTGCTGCAAATATGGTATTGC belongs to Solanum stenotomum isolate F172 chromosome 1, ASM1918654v1, whole genome shotgun sequence and includes:
- the LOC125862510 gene encoding myosin-12 isoform X3 gives rise to the protein MGTPVNIIVGSQVWIEDPDDAWIDGEVTEIKGSNATVATTNGKTTVASISSIYPKDTEAPPSGVDDMTKLAYLHEPGVLNNLACRYSLNEIYTYTGNILIAVNPFRRLPHLYDTHMMQQYKGAPFGELSPHLFAVADACYRALINEHGNQSILVSGESGAGKTETTKMLMRYLAFMGGRSGTEGRTVEQQVLESNPVLEAFGNAKTVKNNNSSRFGKFVEIQFDKHAKISGAAVRTYLLERSRVCQVSDPERNYHCFYMLCAAPPEDVKRFKLGNPKTFHYLNQSSCYEVANVDDAREYLETRNAMDVVGIGQEEQEAIFRVVAAILHLGNINFVKGKEADSSKLKDEKSLFHLKTAAELFMCDEKALEDSLCKRVIVTPDGNITKLLDPAAATTSRDALAKTVYSRLFDWLVDKINNSIGQDPEAKSIIGVLDIYGFESFKINSFEQFCINLTNEKLQQHFNQHVFKMEQDDYTTEEINWSYVEFVDNQDVLDLIEKKPGGIIALLDEACMFPKATHETFAQKMYQTYRAHKRFSKPKLARTDFTINHYAGDVTYQADHFLDKNKDYVIAEFQALLMDSKCFFVANLFPPLPEESSKQSKFSSIGTRFKQQLQSLMETLSTTEPHYIRCVKPNTVLKPGIFENMNVLNQLRCGGVLEAIRISCAGYPTKRTFDEFLDRFGTLAPDVLDGCDEKSACIAICDRMGLKGYQIGKTKVFLRAGQMAELDARRTEVLAHAAKRIQRQIRTYLTRKEFIALKRATIHFQKLWRAQLARVLYEQMKREAASIRIQKHARSHSARKSYKELQAAAVVIQTGMRAMAARNEYRQRRRNKAAKIVQTQWRGFHAFSTYKQKKKASLSLQCLWRGRLARKVLRKLRMDARDTGALKEAKDKLEKRVEELTWRLDFEKHLRIDLEEAKGQEISKLQKALQEMQTQLDEAHDAIIHEKEAAKIAIEQAPPVIKEVPVIDNTKVEKLTEENNKLEEEIRELKKRVEDFEQSYNEVEKECQATRKEAEESQLRVSEFQESIERLQLNLSNLESENQVLRQQALVASTNEALSDEMDILKNKIKDLESENELLRTQRVVVEQVVSSDDRAPKGLETVDITHPADNEHQTEEVHEEMKVEQQIPKLLQDSSPPISLIKQRSLTDRQQENHDILIKCLAEDKRFDKGRPVAACTLYKALLQWRSFEAEKTNIFDRIIHTIRSSIEDNTGDLAYWLSTSSTLLFLLQSTIKAGNAPTRSPYRNRSSPTTLFGRMAQQGFRSTSLSMAISSGYSGIEGSPNVRTRIEAKYPALLFKQHLTACVEKIYGMIRDNLKKEISPFLNQCIHAPRSARIKPLKGSSRSIHSNIIAKQQASSIHWQNIVNSLDNTLTILSENNVPSTITRKILSQVFSYINVQLFNSLLLRRECCSFSNGEYLKAGLQELESWCSKATEQYAGSSWDELQHIRQAVGFLVLHQKSQKALDEITNDLCPMLSIAQIYRIGTMFWDDKYGAHGLSPEVISKMRALTLEDSASIPNNTFLLDVDSSIPFSIEEISRSFQNINLSDVEPPPLLCQRSDFQFLLQAAA
- the LOC125862510 gene encoding myosin-12 isoform X2 is translated as MGTPVNIIVGSQVWIEDPDDAWIDGEVTEIKGSNATVATTNGKTTVASISSIYPKDTEAPPSGVDDMTKLAYLHEPGVLNNLACRYSLNEIYTYTGNILIAVNPFRRLPHLYDTHMMQQYKGAPFGELSPHLFAVADACYRALINEHGNQSILVSGESGAGKTETTKMLMRYLAFMGGRSGTEGRTVEQQVLESNPVLEAFGNAKTVKNNNSSRFGKFVEIQFDKHAKISGAAVRTYLLERSRVCQVSDPERNYHCFYMLCAAPPEDVKRFKLGNPKTFHYLNQSSCYEVANVDDAREYLETRNAMDVVGIGQEEQEAIFRVVAAILHLGNINFVKGKEADSSKLKDEKSLFHLKTAAELFMCDEKALEDSLCKRVIVTPDGNITKLLDPAAATTSRDALAKTVYSRLFDWLVDKINNSIGQDPEAKSIIGVLDIYGFESFKINSFEQFCINLTNEKLQQHFNQHVFKMEQDDYTTEEINWSYVEFVDNQDVLDLIEKKPGGIIALLDEACMFPKATHETFAQKMYQTYRAHKRFSKPKLARTDFTINHYAGDVTYQADHFLDKNKDYVIAEFQALLMDSKCFFVANLFPPLPEESSKQSKFSSIGTRFKQQLQSLMETLSTTEPHYIRCVKPNTVLKPGIFENMNVLNQLRCGGVLEAIRISCAGYPTKRTFDEFLDRFGTLAPDVLDGCDEKSACIAICDRMGLKGYQIGKTKVFLRAGQMAELDARRTEVLAHAAKRIQRQIRTYLTRKEFIALKRATIHFQKLWRAQLARVLYEQMKREAASIRIQKHARSHSARKSYKELQAAAVVIQTGMRAMAARNEYRQRRRNKAAKIVQTQWRGFHAFSTYKQKKKASLSLQCLWRGRLARKVLRKLRMDARDTGALKEAKDKLEKRVEELTWRLDFEKHLRIDLEEAKGQEISKLQKALQEMQTQLDEAHDAIIHEKEAAKIAIEQAPPVIKEVPVIDNTKVEKLTEENNKLEEEIRELKKRVEDFEQSYNEVEKECQATRKEAEESQLRVSEFQESIERLQLNLSNLESENQVLRQQALVASTNEALSDEMDILKNKIKDLESENELLRTQRVVVEQVVSSDDRAPKGLETVDITHPADNEHQTEEVHEEMKVEQQIPKLLQDSSPPISLIKQRSLTDRQQENHDILIKCLAEDKRFDKGRPVAACTLYKALLQWRSFEAEKTNIFDRIIHTIRSSIEDQDNTGDLAYWLSTSSTLLFLLQSTIKAGNAPTRSPYRNRSSPTTLFGRMAQGFRSTSLSMAISSGYSGIEGSPNVRTRIEAKYPALLFKQHLTACVEKIYGMIRDNLKKEISPFLNQCIHAPRSARIKPLKGSSRSIHSNIIAKQQASSIHWQNIVNSLDNTLTILSENNVPSTITRKILSQVFSYINVQLFNSLLLRRECCSFSNGEYLKAGLQELESWCSKATEQYAGSSWDELQHIRQAVGFLVLHQKSQKALDEITNDLCPMLSIAQIYRIGTMFWDDKYGAHGLSPEVISKMRALTLEDSASIPNNTFLLDVDSSIPFSIEEISRSFQNINLSDVEPPPLLCQRSDFQFLLQAAA
- the LOC125862510 gene encoding myosin-12 isoform X7, with translation MTKLAYLHEPGVLNNLACRYSLNEIYTYTGNILIAVNPFRRLPHLYDTHMMQQYKGAPFGELSPHLFAVADACYRALINEHGNQSILVSGESGAGKTETTKMLMRYLAFMGGRSGTEGRTVEQQVLESNPVLEAFGNAKTVKNNNSSRFGKFVEIQFDKHAKISGAAVRTYLLERSRVCQVSDPERNYHCFYMLCAAPPEDVKRFKLGNPKTFHYLNQSSCYEVANVDDAREYLETRNAMDVVGIGQEEQEAIFRVVAAILHLGNINFVKGKEADSSKLKDEKSLFHLKTAAELFMCDEKALEDSLCKRVIVTPDGNITKLLDPAAATTSRDALAKTVYSRLFDWLVDKINNSIGQDPEAKSIIGVLDIYGFESFKINSFEQFCINLTNEKLQQHFNQHVFKMEQDDYTTEEINWSYVEFVDNQDVLDLIEKKPGGIIALLDEACMFPKATHETFAQKMYQTYRAHKRFSKPKLARTDFTINHYAGDVTYQADHFLDKNKDYVIAEFQALLMDSKCFFVANLFPPLPEESSKQSKFSSIGTRFKQQLQSLMETLSTTEPHYIRCVKPNTVLKPGIFENMNVLNQLRCGGVLEAIRISCAGYPTKRTFDEFLDRFGTLAPDVLDGCDEKSACIAICDRMGLKGYQIGKTKVFLRAGQMAELDARRTEVLAHAAKRIQRQIRTYLTRKEFIALKRATIHFQKLWRAQLARVLYEQMKREAASIRIQKHARSHSARKSYKELQAAAVVIQTGMRAMAARNEYRQRRRNKAAKIVQTQWRGFHAFSTYKQKKKASLSLQCLWRGRLARKVLRKLRMDARDTGALKEAKDKLEKRVEELTWRLDFEKHLRIDLEEAKGQEISKLQKALQEMQTQLDEAHDAIIHEKEAAKIAIEQAPPVIKEVPVIDNTKVEKLTEENNKLEEEIRELKKRVEDFEQSYNEVEKECQATRKEAEESQLRVSEFQESIERLQLNLSNLESENQVLRQQALVASTNEALSDEMDILKNKIKDLESENELLRTQRVVVEQVVSSDDRAPKGLETVDITHPADNEHQTEEVHEEMKVEQQIPKLLQDSSPPISLIKQRSLTDRQQENHDILIKCLAEDKRFDKGRPVAACTLYKALLQWRSFEAEKTNIFDRIIHTIRSSIEDQDNTGDLAYWLSTSSTLLFLLQSTIKAGNAPTRSPYRNRSSPTTLFGRMAQQGFRSTSLSMAISSGYSGIEGSPNVRTRIEAKYPALLFKQHLTACVEKIYGMIRDNLKKEISPFLNQCIHAPRSARIKPLKGSSRSIHSNIIAKQQASSIHWQNIVNSLDNTLTILSENNVPSTITRKILSQVFSYINVQLFNSLLLRRECCSFSNGEYLKAGLQELESWCSKATEQYAGSSWDELQHIRQAVGFLVLHQKSQKALDEITNDLCPMLSIAQIYRIGTMFWDDKYGAHGLSPEVISKMRALTLEDSASIPNNTFLLDVDSSIPFSIEEISRSFQNINLSDVEPPPLLCQRSDFQFLLQAAA